The bacterium genome includes the window AGCATAAAGATATTTTTATTCTTTTAGGTGATTTGGATGAAGTAAATCCGAAGGAACCATTTTTAGATTTAAACAATAAAAAAAATATTACTTCAAGTGAGTTTTTATCAATTTATGAAAAACTTTCTCAATTGTTTGAAGATTTGAAAAGTGCACAAGGTACCTTAGAAAAAAAGAAGCTAGATTTTGAAAAATATAAAGCAGCCCAACAGATCGCCCATGATATTAGATCTCCATTAACAGCGCTTAATGTTGTTATGAAAGATCTTGCGAGTTTGCCTGAGAACTCTAGAGTTTTATTAAGGTCATCGATACAAAGAATACAGGATATTGCCAATAATCTTGTTAGTCAAAGTAGTGACATATTAAAAGATGAAGAAAATTTAGAAGAAAACAATTTAGAGTCAAGTCTTCTATTACCAATATTAGAAGAAATAGTTTCTGAAAAACGTTATCAACTAAGAAGCAAAGCAGGAGTCAGTATAACTTTAGATGGTGAAAAAGCTTATGGTTTGTTTGCAAAAATAAATGATTCTTCATTGAAACGTATTATATCAAATTTGATTAATAATAGTGTGGAAGCGTTTGAGCAGTCTGGAGAAGTTGTTGTTACTGTCAGTGACAATGAAAAAAATAATAATGAGGTTTTGCTAAGTATAAAAGATAATGGAAAAGGTATTTCAAAAGATATCTTACCTAAACTAGCACAAAGAGGTGCTTCATTTGGTAAAGAAAATGATAAAGAATCAGGGTCAGGTTTGGGCTTATATCATGCAAGAGCTAATGTAGAGCGATGGGGTGGTAGATTTTTCATAGAATCTGAAGAAGGTAAAGGAACAGAAGTTAAGCTTTATCTTCCAAAAGCCAAAGCACCCATTTGGTTTGTGCCCACAATTCATCTTAAAGGTATTAAAAATATTGTTATTTTAGATGATGATGAGTCGATTCATCAAGTATGGGACAGACGTTTAAGGAAATATATAGATCAGTATGCAATTAATTTGCACCATGCCCGTAGTCCAGAGGATTTTAAAAAGTTAACAGAGGGTCAGGAAAACCTATTATGCTTATGTGATTATGAGTTGTTAGGTTTTGAAGAAACCGGTTTAGATTTAATTGAAGACAATGGTTTAGAAGGTGTATCTATCTTGGTAACCAGTAGGTATGCTGAAGAAAAAGTACAAGAGCGATGCGAAAAAATGGGTGTGAAGCTGATTCCCAAAACATCAGCGGATCTTGTACCTTTTAATATAGAGGAAGATCAAAGAAAAGCACGGTATGATGCAGTATTGATTGATGATGATCCACTGATTCACAGTGTTTGGAACATGAGAGCAAAAGATACGGATAAATCAATTTTGACGTTTAAAGATCCTAAAGTGTTTTATCAAAAGGTTGATGAAATTTCGAAGCAAACACCTATTTATATCGACCAGAATTTAAGTGATGGTCAGTTAGGGACTGAAGTGGCAAAAACGATTGTAAGCCTTGGCTTTAAAAAATTATATTTAACTACTGGAGAAGAAAAGAGATCAATTAAAATACAATTGCAAGATGATGCGAATGTTTTTGTTGATATTGTTGGCAAAGATGTGCCTTGGGACTGAAATGACTTGGTGTAAAACAAGCTGGTTTAGAGGTATTTGATGTATAGCTAGAAGCTGTACAAATATTAGATAATTTAATGTTCATTTCTTGGACACAATTATTATATTCAATGCAAAAAAACTTCTTATGAGTATGTTGTGTCGTTAAAAAAACATAAGTTTAAGCTTTTATATTTATTGAGTATCTAGGCATAAAATTTGAATAAGATATACGGTTTGGTTCAATCGTGAAAACAGTGAGTAAAAAAATAGAACATTTAGGGATAAAAACAGATTTGATGCTTAATGCTTTTTCGGGTCTTGTTGAAGAAAAAGATAACTATACTGTAATAAAAACCATGAGTAACCCAGAGTCTTATTGGGGGAACTATCTGATTTTTAATCAAGCTCCTCAAAAAGGAGACTATCAGCGTTGGTGCACTATTTTTGATCAAGAATTTTTTTATTATTCTCAAAAACATCACTATGCGTTTACTTGGCTGGATCAAAATATAATGAAGCCTAATACTGAAGAATTTGAGAGCCATGGTTTTAATTTAGAAACCAATCAAGTCATGCGTTTGGATCAGTTTAATCATGACACAAAATTCAATGATGTTATTGAGATAAAGTCATTAAAGTCTGACCAAGAATGGAACGATACCCTAGAGCTGCAAATTTTGTGTTCCGTTAGAGCGCATGCAACGCAATCAGATAGAACATTTAAAACGGAACAGTTTAAGCAATACAGAACAATGTCTCAACAAAATAGGGGCCATTGGTACGGTGCCTATATTGGGAATAAGCTGATTGCAGATTTAGGGATATTTCAC containing:
- a CDS encoding HAMP domain-containing histidine kinase translates to MRFPFKKIKELTKEVLLTSAQDVAKSLDIHVKTKNFYRIKEIIEQSILSEKVEFLFIEDKENKLPYIFNYPQYERSYVSEHCFGSLEKVKIYYNQVNIADLKYCYKQQTVWNISYILSSFILLFLILFPFLYFSLKKWFEYQHKDIFILLGDLDEVNPKEPFLDLNNKKNITSSEFLSIYEKLSQLFEDLKSAQGTLEKKKLDFEKYKAAQQIAHDIRSPLTALNVVMKDLASLPENSRVLLRSSIQRIQDIANNLVSQSSDILKDEENLEENNLESSLLLPILEEIVSEKRYQLRSKAGVSITLDGEKAYGLFAKINDSSLKRIISNLINNSVEAFEQSGEVVVTVSDNEKNNNEVLLSIKDNGKGISKDILPKLAQRGASFGKENDKESGSGLGLYHARANVERWGGRFFIESEEGKGTEVKLYLPKAKAPIWFVPTIHLKGIKNIVILDDDESIHQVWDRRLRKYIDQYAINLHHARSPEDFKKLTEGQENLLCLCDYELLGFEETGLDLIEDNGLEGVSILVTSRYAEEKVQERCEKMGVKLIPKTSADLVPFNIEEDQRKARYDAVLIDDDPLIHSVWNMRAKDTDKSILTFKDPKVFYQKVDEISKQTPIYIDQNLSDGQLGTEVAKTIVSLGFKKLYLTTGEEKRSIKIQLQDDANVFVDIVGKDVPWD
- a CDS encoding GNAT family N-acetyltransferase, giving the protein MSKKIEHLGIKTDLMLNAFSGLVEEKDNYTVIKTMSNPESYWGNYLIFNQAPQKGDYQRWCTIFDQEFFYYSQKHHYAFTWLDQNIMKPNTEEFESHGFNLETNQVMRLDQFNHDTKFNDVIEIKSLKSDQEWNDTLELQILCSVRAHATQSDRTFKTEQFKQYRTMSQQNRGHWYGAYIGNKLIADLGIFHNNKIGRYQAVETHPDFRNQNICKAMIKACGEMAIEEHKLKSLIIVADEHDYAKNIYTSVGFKCVEYYQSLTWWQGK